In Deltaproteobacteria bacterium, the DNA window CTGATCATGTTTCATGGATGGAGGCTGGTTTAGCAGTGTATAGCTATTTACAAGAAAAGGATTGTAACAGCTTAGAGACCCATTTTAAGACCCTCTTTGCATCCATCCCAAATGACTGGTATCGAAATAATCCCATTTCTAACTACGAAGGCTATTACGCAAGTGTGTTTTATAGTCATCTGGCAGCGTTAGGGCTAAATATCGTGGCAGAGGATGTGTCAAATCTTGGAAGATGTGACCTTGCTGTAATTTACGCAGATAGGGTGTATCTTTTTGAATTTAAGGTAATAGATGGGGAAGAGCCCACAGGTGAGGCAATTAAACAGCTAAAGACCAAAGGCTATGCTGCTAAATACAAAAGCAAATATACGGATGTCTTACAGATAGGCATAGAATTTTCCAAGCTCAAGCGCCAAATAGTTGGGTGGGAGTGTGTTTAATTCTTCCCTGAATCCGTGAGCCGACGTTCGGGGTATTTGTGGAGTGAGGCGCCCATGGACGGGGCTCGAACGGCAAATCTGCCCCCATGGACAGGGGCTATTTGCCGCATGAAACAAATACCCCGGCCGTAGGCTCACGGATTCAGGTCCTATGCCAAAGGGGTCCCGGACGAGACGAGCGACGTGGCTCCTTCTTTACTGCCGGATGACATGGCTATAAATGGAGCGATCATCTACTTGACCGACCGTGTTGCACTTGCACTTGAAACCGCCCCGTGAGATCATTCAACCTTGCGCCTTAACTGGATGGCACGGCGGTCGGGGTTTTTGTGTAAGGTATTTTATCCATGACGATACTGTCCCGTCTGATTCTGAGGGAGATCCTTTTCCCGTTTGCCCTTTCCTTTTTGGGGCTTAGCGGGCTCTTTCTCGTGGGCAGGACCTTTCAGATCCTAGATCCCCTGGCGGCCGCCGGGCTTGGTATCAGTGAATTTCTCTCCATCCTTTTCCTGCTGCTTCCCCCACTTTGGCTTTACATCCTTCCCATGGCGGTCCTCCTCGGCGTGCTCGTCGGTTTTCTCCGCCTCTCCCGGGACAGCGAGATAGTCGCCCTTTTTTCCCTGGGGCTGGGGCCGGCCGCCATGATACGCTCCGTAATCGTTTTCTCCGTGGTAGTCGCCATGATCGGCCTTTCCCTCTCCCTGTTTTTCATCCCACGGGCCAAATCCGCCACCAAGGAGGCAATCCGCGGCCTGACCGAGAACGTGACCGCCCGGGGAATACCTTCCAGGACCTTCATGACCCCGTTTCCCGATCTTACCCTCTATGTCCACGATACCGATGAAACTGGCCGTATCCTCACGGGCGTGTATTTGCGAGACACCAGACGCAAGGATTTGACCATCACCGGCATGGCAGAGCGGGGGGCGATAATTGCCGTTCCCGAGGACGCGGCCGTGGCGCTTCGCCTTGAAAACGGCGTCCTGAACCGTTTTGGAGCAGATCCAGGGCGTTCGGACACCATTTTCTTTGACAGCTATACCGTAAAGGTCGGCTTTGGGGATGTGAAAAGGTCGAAAAAGAGGGGCGAACTTGGATTTTCAGACCTACTTGAGGCCTTGTCCCTACCGGATCTCTCCCCGAAACATCGTACCCTCGTGTTGAACGAGATCCACGAGAGGCTGGCCCTTCCGGCAGGAATCCTCATTTTCGGCATCATAGGGGTCCCGCTCGGGGTCTTTTTCGGGAGGACTGGCCTTTCCGGCGGGGTGACCATCGGTCTTTTTGTCTTTCTTGCCTTCTATCTCTCCTTTGCCATTGCAAAAAACCTGGCGGAAGCGGGTTCCCTTCCACCCGGCCTCTCCATCTGGTTCCCGGACGCCGTTTTTTCCGTTGCAGCGATCCTTCTGGTCGCGATCCTACAGAAAAAGGGGCCGCTCAAGGCGTAGCGCAACAATGGGTATTTTGTCCACATATCTCCTGAGGGTTCATCTTTCCCTCTTGCCTCTTGTTCTTGTTGGGCTTGTAGGGATAAACCTCGTGGCCTTCGCGTTCGAGAAGATCGATGACGTGGTGGACGCAGGTGCCCCGGCCTCGCTCGCCTCCATCTATTTTCTTCTTTCCATACCCCGAATGGTGGAGACATTCGCGCCGGCTGCAGTCGTCCTTTCCGCTATGCTCGCCACTTCTGTCCTCGCCCGTCACAATGAACTTCTTTCCTTTCGGACCCTTGGTGTAGGCCCTTGGGGCATTGGGCGTCCTTTTTTTCTCTGCAGTGCGGTGATATCGGTCCTTACGATCCTTTTTTCTGCCACAGTCGTCCCCTTGGCAAACTCAGAGGCCGACGAACTATGGCGTTTTGGCGTTGAGAAAAAGGAACTCAGGGGCGTTTTCCAGGCAGGGCATCTCTACTATCACGGAAACCATGAAGTTTGGTCCGCCGGACTTGGCTCCCCAGATGGCGCTTCGTTGCGTGACGTGGATGTGGTTACTTTCGGGGATACGTACCAGATCCTGACGGCCATACATGCAGATGCGGCGCGATTTGACGGGAAGGCGTGGACGTTCGTGAGGGGTACAAAAAAGGCCCGTCAGCCGGGCGAGGCGGTCTTTTCCGAGGAGATATTCGAGACCTTGACCATGCCTCTTGAAGAGAAGCCGGGGGATTTCGTCGCGGTCCAGGCGCCTCTTGCCCATCAGACCCTTTGGTCCTTGTGGACGGGCATGAAGCGGCTTCGAGGAGCCGGGTACGTAACTGCGGAACAGGAGACCCATTTCTGGTCACGGATCCTGTACCCGTTTCTCGGGCTGACGCTCCTTGCCGCTTCCTTTCCATTGATCCTCGTCCAGGGACGCGGGGGGGTAGGCGTGGGATTTGTTCTTGGTCTCGGCGTCTGTCTCGGGGGGCTCGCCCTATGGAATATCGCCATCCAGGTCGGCCTTTCCGGTCACGTATCGCCTATCCTGCCTCTCCTTTGCGTCCATGGAGGTCTTGTTCTTGTGGGTATGATCCAGATGAAAAAGTCGAGGTTCTGAAATGGAAACACGTCAGAAGGCACATCGGATCACGGAGATCCTGAAGGCCGCTTACGGGCCGCAGAAGACAGCGCTTTTTTTCCGCGATCCCTTTGGACTGCTCGTAGCGGTGATACTCTCGGCCCAGTGTACGGACGAGCGGGTCAACAAGGTCACGCCGCTCCTCCTTGAGAAATACCCCACGCCTGAACACATGGCCGCTGCACCCATCGAGGACCTGGAGGAGCTGGTACGCACCACCGGTTTTTTCCGGAACAAGGCAAGAAACATCAAAGGGGCCGCTGAAGTGATTCAGAGGCGTTTTGGCGGCATCGTCCCCCAGACCATGGAGGACCTCCTCACCCTTCCTGGTGTGGCCAGAAAGACCGCAAACGTCGTCCTTACGAGCGCATTTGGCCTTGTAGAGGGGATCGTGGTGGACACCCATGTCAAGAGGGTCGCCCACCGTCTCGGCCTCACTGAACAAACGGACCCGGTCAAGGTCGAGCAGGACCTCATGGATATCCTGCCCCGTGAGGATTGGGCGGATTTTTCCTTTCTTCTCATCACACACGGGAGGAAAGTTTGTCAGGCCCGCAGACCCAGATGTACGGAGTGTCCTGTTCTGGACGAGTGCCGGTACGCCTGTGAGCACGGATTTTCTCCACGCTGACGCTTGCACGGCAGCGGATGATTCTGTATAACGATCAGACCTTGCGCCCGTAGCTCAGTTGGATAGAGCGCCGGACTACGAATCCGTAGGTCGGGGGTTCGAATCCCTCCGGGCGCACCAATGGAATCAAAGGGTTACGGATCAAAAGCCGTAACCCTTTTTTATCTGAGACCGGACTTGATCTTGGTGCGGCAGACAAGGCAGGCAGGGCATATAGGGCTTTTTGAGCGGGGAGAATGGGGGAAGTTTAAGGCGTCTGACTGCCCTCGAATCACCGGGCAGTAGGGAGATATTCGGGCCGCACGTGCGTGAGGGCGCGCATGATGTTCCCCCGGATCTTGGGGTTCATGGCATAGGTCCGTTCGAGGAGATCCTTCACCTCTTGGCGTTTTGTGAGACCGGCTGACGGGCAGGGGTTATGAGTGACAGGAAGGCGCAGCTCTCGTGCGAGGCGGTCGATCTTTCTTTTCTCCACGAGGGCGAGGGGCCGGATGAGGGTGATTTTCCCCCCGAACATCTCCTGCCTGGGGACCATGGTGCTCATTTCCCCTACGTAGAGGAGGTTCAGGAAAAAGGTTTCGACCAGGTCGTCTCTGTTGTGCCCAAGGGCGATTTTGGTGCAATTGAGGCGATCTGCGAGCTCGAAGAGCCTTTTCCTCCGGAGCATGGAGCAGAGGAAGCAAGGGCTTTTCCCCCGGTTTCCCGGCCCATGGGCATAGGGTCCGAAGTCGGTCTCCTCCACGTGAAAGGAGAGGCCAAGGCTGGAGAAATGCCTTTTGAGGGTCTCCGTACGGCTTCGGTCATGTTTCTCAAAGCCCATGTCGAGATGGACAGGGAGGAGGGTGAACCGGATCGGGGCCTTGGCGAGCCAGTGTTTCAGGAACCAGAGGGCGAGGAGGCTGTCCGCTCCCCCTGAGACGGCGACAAGAATCCGGTCCTGGTCAGAGAGAAGGCCGTAGCTGTGGATGGCCTGGCCGACAAGGCGGTTCACCTCTTTGTTGAGATAACCCATGTCAGGAGATCCGACTCCTTTCGGATTTCCGTGTCCTCAGTCGGGTCTTCGGATCATTTGCCAACAAGGCCCTGGGAAGACGATGGACACGAAAGTTGTTTGCCCTGGTTCACGGGGCCGCGGGGCACCATAAGTCACGTCGGGACGCCGCGGTTCCCTCCAGAGAGGACCCAAAGGGCGAGGGCGGCTAGGATCACAATCCATATGAGGCGTTTTTTATCCATGGCCACGGGAGGATAGCTGGAGGGGAGCTTTCATGCAAGCAAGATCAGATGGATCCGCATGACCCTACGCCCTACCCTCTCCTTTACCCCTCTAATCCTCTATCCCTCTAATCCTCTAATCCTTTTCCCCTTAAAGGTCAGTCCCTTCAGTCTCAGGGGTCCGTCCTTTTTCCCCGCGTCTTCCCGCACATGGAGCCGTCCGCCCCGCATCTCGATGCCGAGAAGGGTATAGGCAGCGGTGAGCATTCGGGCTGCGGCCCCGGTGTACCAACTCCAGCCTCCCCGGCCCTCGTATCCTGGCCCGGTATAGATATCGGCCGGCTGC includes these proteins:
- a CDS encoding PD-(D/E)XK nuclease domain-containing protein, with amino-acid sequence DHVSWMEAGLAVYSYLQEKDCNSLETHFKTLFASIPNDWYRNNPISNYEGYYASVFYSHLAALGLNIVAEDVSNLGRCDLAVIYADRVYLFEFKVIDGEEPTGEAIKQLKTKGYAAKYKSKYTDVLQIGIEFSKLKRQIVGWECV
- a CDS encoding LptF/LptG family permease, translating into MTILSRLILREILFPFALSFLGLSGLFLVGRTFQILDPLAAAGLGISEFLSILFLLLPPLWLYILPMAVLLGVLVGFLRLSRDSEIVALFSLGLGPAAMIRSVIVFSVVVAMIGLSLSLFFIPRAKSATKEAIRGLTENVTARGIPSRTFMTPFPDLTLYVHDTDETGRILTGVYLRDTRRKDLTITGMAERGAIIAVPEDAAVALRLENGVLNRFGADPGRSDTIFFDSYTVKVGFGDVKRSKKRGELGFSDLLEALSLPDLSPKHRTLVLNEIHERLALPAGILIFGIIGVPLGVFFGRTGLSGGVTIGLFVFLAFYLSFAIAKNLAEAGSLPPGLSIWFPDAVFSVAAILLVAILQKKGPLKA
- a CDS encoding LptF/LptG family permease; this translates as MGILSTYLLRVHLSLLPLVLVGLVGINLVAFAFEKIDDVVDAGAPASLASIYFLLSIPRMVETFAPAAVVLSAMLATSVLARHNELLSFRTLGVGPWGIGRPFFLCSAVISVLTILFSATVVPLANSEADELWRFGVEKKELRGVFQAGHLYYHGNHEVWSAGLGSPDGASLRDVDVVTFGDTYQILTAIHADAARFDGKAWTFVRGTKKARQPGEAVFSEEIFETLTMPLEEKPGDFVAVQAPLAHQTLWSLWTGMKRLRGAGYVTAEQETHFWSRILYPFLGLTLLAASFPLILVQGRGGVGVGFVLGLGVCLGGLALWNIAIQVGLSGHVSPILPLLCVHGGLVLVGMIQMKKSRF
- the nth gene encoding endonuclease III; translated protein: METRQKAHRITEILKAAYGPQKTALFFRDPFGLLVAVILSAQCTDERVNKVTPLLLEKYPTPEHMAAAPIEDLEELVRTTGFFRNKARNIKGAAEVIQRRFGGIVPQTMEDLLTLPGVARKTANVVLTSAFGLVEGIVVDTHVKRVAHRLGLTEQTDPVKVEQDLMDILPREDWADFSFLLITHGRKVCQARRPRCTECPVLDECRYACEHGFSPR
- a CDS encoding tRNA 2-thiocytidine(32) synthetase TtcA produces the protein MGYLNKEVNRLVGQAIHSYGLLSDQDRILVAVSGGADSLLALWFLKHWLAKAPIRFTLLPVHLDMGFEKHDRSRTETLKRHFSSLGLSFHVEETDFGPYAHGPGNRGKSPCFLCSMLRRKRLFELADRLNCTKIALGHNRDDLVETFFLNLLYVGEMSTMVPRQEMFGGKITLIRPLALVEKRKIDRLARELRLPVTHNPCPSAGLTKRQEVKDLLERTYAMNPKIRGNIMRALTHVRPEYLPTAR